A genomic window from Pocillopora verrucosa isolate sample1 chromosome 7, ASM3666991v2, whole genome shotgun sequence includes:
- the LOC131792133 gene encoding uncharacterized protein codes for MGNTSSTEEIKLGDKIGEGSYGEVFKAVWKGKRVAAKRIRPVFFEGDYDGSIRAAFMEKFKKEWEILRSIEHDNIVKYLTAIVPPTPESPIIVTELLECDLAKHIRNSTTKPKVPFSDVIKIMLDVAEALHYIHTLKEPIVHRDLASKNVLLTKTLRAKIADLGQAKAFPRGAMYATAMPGTPVYAAPETYSTRLGGLPKGDKARYTEKIDIFSFGAMLLEIIIGHLPVHDLPDPILEDREIVPEYIRRSEDLEEMGPDHPLHSLVLQCLDNIPEKRPNAGKIIEELLKFSKVVDRTLSSSPAVDKVGAMSHIHYDHKFKLVVLGESGVGKTSIVTRFLNANSQLSEITLPRTLQSEDHFERLRFRDKSVHLHIVDVGGNELTRASSLAPQIFRRVLGAVIAFDLLSEMSFLEVPNWVKVVREKCGEELPIVLVGNKDDELERWVDSRRVEEFARRKNLFYIESSAKSGKNIDEIFSVLMDLMIEGENQKEGESKTSDLVASLQKSLSDRITSQEKSPIAERLLTPRHHALDPGVIELKEEKGNKGTMDQDGGGRKNKSWCCLLN; via the exons CGAGGGTGACTATGATGGAAGTATTAGAGCTGCTTTCATGGAAAAGTTTAAGAAGGAATGGGAGATACTCCGTAGCATTGAGCACGACaatattgtaaaatatttaactGCCATTGTCCCTCCGACTCCCGAGAGCCCCATTATTGTGACAGAGTTGCTAGAGTGCGATTTGGCGAAACACATTCGGAACTCGACGACTAAACCGAAGGTTCCTTTCTCAGACGTAATCAAAATTATGCTGGACGTCGCGGAAGCTTTACATTACATTCATACCCTTAAAGAACCGATTGTACATCGCGACTTGGCGAGCAAAAACGTATTGTTGACGAAAACCTTGCGTGCAAAGATTGCAGATTTGGGTCAGGCGAAAGCGTTCCCTCGCGGTGCGATGTACGCGACTGCCATGCCGGGAACACCCGTGTATGCCGCTCCAGAAACGTATTCCACGCGGTTGGGAGGACTACCGAAGGGCGATAAAGCGAGATACACCGAGAAAATCGACATCTTTTCGTTCGGAGCCATGCTGTTAGAGATCATTATTGGTCATCTGCCAGTGCATGATTTGCCTGACCCTATTCTTGAAG ATAGGGAAATAGTTCCAGAGTACATACGCCGTAGTGAAGACCTGGAGGAAATGGGTCCCGACCATCCCCTCCACAGCCTTGTTTTACAGTGCCTTGACAACATTCCCGAGAAAAGGCCCAATGCTGGAAAGATAATAGAAGAACTTCTGAAATTCAGCAAAGTTGTGGATAGAACATTATCCAGTAGCCCCGCTGTGGACAAAGTTGGTGCCATGTCACACATTCATTATGATCACAAGTTCAAGCTTGTAGTACTTGGCGAGTCTGGTGTCGGTAAGACATCTATCGTAACCCGATTCCTGAATGCCAACAGCCAGCTTTCTGAAATAACACTCCCAAGGACACTGCAGTCCGAAGATCACTTTGAGCGACTGCGTTTCCGTGATAAGTCAGTCCATCTTCACATCGTTGATGTGGGCGGGAACGAGTTAACCAGAGCCTCCAGCCTAGCGCCTCAGATTTTTCGCCGCGTTCTGGGCGCGGTCATAGCCTTCGACCTCCTCTCTGAGATGTCTTTCTTGGAAGTGCCGAATTGGGTGAAGGTTGTCAGGGAGAAGTGCGGGGAAGAGCTTCCCATTGTTCTAGTTGGAAACAAAGATGACGAGTTGGAGAGATGGGTTGATTCGCGGAGAGTGGAGGAATTCGCTAGAAGAAAGAATCTGTTTTACATAGAGTCGAGTGCCAAATCTGGAAAGAACATCGATGAAATATTCTCTGTTCTCATGGACTTAATGATCGAAGGCGAAAACCAAAAGGAAGGTGAATCTAAGACAAGCGATCTAGTTGCTTCCTTACAAAAAAGCCTCTCTGACAGGATCACCAGCCAGGAGAAGTCCCCCATTGCCGAACGCCTCCTTACCCCTCGTCATCACGCCCTCGATCCGGGAGTCATAGAACTCAAGgaagaaaagggaaacaaaGGGACAATGGACCAAGACGGGGGCGGTAGGAAAAACAAATCATGGTGTTGTTTGTTGAATTAA
- the LOC131792042 gene encoding uncharacterized protein has translation MGNISSIEEIEFGDKIGEGSYGEVWKAVWKGKQVAAKRILPILVDLDDSQREAILAKFKQEWEILCSIQHENIVQYYTVIHPPSPESPIIVTELLECDLAKHIRNSTTKPKVPFSDIIKIMLDVAEGLHYIHTLKKPIVHRDLASKNVLLTKQLHAKIADLGQAKAFPCGAMYATAVPGTPVYAAPETYPTGLGGLPRGDKARYSVKIDIFSFGAMLLEIIIGHLPVGNLPDPVLEDGEIVPEYIRRHEDLEEMGPSHPLRNLVLQCLKNSPEERPSAGEIKEELSKAVSETLSDSPSDVRDVVKSIDHYDHKFKLVVLGETGVGKTSIVTRFLDTNSQLSEISFSRNVESEDHFVGLRFPDKSIHLHIVDVGGHKFTKASNLVPQIFRDVRGAVIAFDLLSKKSFLEVPNWVKVVRERCYEEIPIVLVGNKDEELERKVGSQEVEQFAKRESVFYTEASAISGKNIDEIFSALMDVMIECENKSEGETTTNSLLVSLRETLSNRDASQEKSPIAERFRTPRRDALNPGVIELKQERGTKEQAENDRKSKSWCCLLN, from the exons ATGGGAAATATTTCTTCGATTGAGGAAATAGAATTCGGTGACAAAATCGGAGAAGGTTCGTATGGCGAAGTGTGGAAGGCCGTGTGGAAAGGCAAGCAAGTTGCTGCCAAACGGATTCTACCTATCCTTGTAGACCTCGATGACAGTCAAAGAGAAGCCATCTTGGCAAAGTTTAAGCAGGAATGGGAGATTCTTTGCAGCATTCAGCACGAGAACATTGTGCAGTATTACACTGTCATTCATCCACCTTCTCCAGAGAGCCCCATTATTGTGACAGAGTTGCTGGAATGCGATTTGGCCAAACACATACGGAACTCAACGACCAAACCAAAAGTTCCTTTCTCAGACATAATTAAAATCATGCTGGACGTCGCCGAAGGTTTACATTACATTCATACCCTAAAAAAACCGATTGTACATCGCGACTTGGCGAGCAAAAATGTATTGTTGACGAAACAATTGCATGCAAAGATTGCAGATTTGGGTCAGGCGAAAGCGTTCCCTTGTGGTGCAATGTACGCGACTGCCGTGCCGGGAACACCCGTGTATGCCGCTCCAGAGACGTATCCCACGGGGTTGGGAGGACTACCGAGGGGCGATAAAGCGAGATACTCCGTCAAAATCGATATCTTCTCGTTTGGAGCCATGCTGCTGGAGATTATTATTGGTCATTTACCAGTGGGTAATTTGCCTGACCCGGTTCTTGAAG ACGGGGAAATAGTCCCAGAGTACATTCGCCGTCATGAGGATCTAGAAGAGATGGGTCCGAGCCACCCTCTACGCAATCTTGTTTTGCAGTGTTTGAAAAACTCTCCCGAGGAAAGGCCCAGCGCTGGTGAGATTAAAGAAGAACTTAGCAAGGCTGTTAGCGAGACACTATCAGATAGTCCCTCTGATGTTAGGGATGTCGTTAAGTCCATTGATCATTATGATCACAAGTTTAAGCTTGTTGTACTTGGCGAAACAGGTGTGGGTAAGACATCTATCGTGACCCGATTCCTGGATACCAACAGCCAGCTTTCTGAGATATCGTTTTCAAGAAACGTCGAGTCTGAAGATCACTTTGTGGGACTGCGTTTCCCCGATAAGTCAATCCATCTTCATATCGTCGATGTAGGCGGTCACAAGTTCACCAAAGCCTCCAACCTAGTGCCTCAGATTTTTCGGGACGTGCGAGGTGCGGTCATTGCCTTCGATCTACTCTCTAAAAAGTCTTTCTTGGAAGTGCCAAATTGGGTGAAAGTCGTCAGGGAGAGGTGCTATGAAGAAATTCCCATCGTACTAGTTGGAAATAAAGATGAGGAGTTGGAGAGAAAGGTTGGGTCGCAAGAAGTGGAGCAGTTTGCCAAAAGAGAGAGTGTATTTTACACTGAGGCTAGTGCCATATCTGGAAAGAACattgatgaaatattttctgCCCTCATGGACGTAATGATTGAATGTGAAAACAAAAGCGAAGGTGAAACTACGACTAACAGTCTTCTGGTATCATTGCGAGAAACCCTTTCTAACAGGGATGCCAGCCAGGAGAAGTCCCCCATTGCTGAACGCTTCCGTACCCCTCGTCGTGACGCCCTCAATCCGGGAGTCATAGAACTCAAGCAAGAAAGGGGAACAAAGGAGCAAGCCGAGAACGACAGGAAAAGCAAATCATGGTGTTGTTTGTTGAACTAA